A single window of Plasmodium malariae genome assembly, chromosome: 8 DNA harbors:
- the PmUG01_08025500 gene encoding protein phosphatase, putative: protein MLVHKKQSSFFALAEVEKLKGKMNYLLKNEDKYVNRKNFTIVSKQIENQLKKKKNSGDERITLQAIIKRSWFQSVNSSINNSNSNDNSNNINSNSNNNNNNNNNNNGNSDSNSNNKSSSSSSNIGKNCSIKNNNKKSSQNSNKNSNQNNSQNNSQSNSQSNSQSNSQSNSQSNSQSSSQSNSQSNSQSSSQSSSQSNSQSNSQSNSQSNSQHNNNKKSNQNNKMKCCNNKKCDTQVKNECSKELQMMANLPHSISKNKIPFNFFDMAYSLYMKYKFNKKNGSFSFLKKAFCSPRKPPFITNFKVIKHPGKVESEDCCLNGQAFMAIADGVGSWIRFGINPREYPEKFLQLLQKKINESESDNVKIEEVLDYAYVNNHSTGSTTVCVIIYNKNKTISTAIIGDAQFAIIRDGAIIYKSKTQQYEFNFPYQLGTNDMNKPIDADIAHLEVKKNDIIVAGSDGLWDNLYDDQILTLVKENKFSTLSEKIADEAFSYSKMRSWMSPYINNFNKEFNCYKSGGKLDDITVSCALIG from the coding sequence ATGCTGGTGCATAAAAAGCAATCCAGCTTTTTTGCTCTTGCAGAAGTGGAAAAATTGAAAGggaaaatgaattatttattaaagaaCGAAGATAAGTATGTTAACcgaaaaaattttaccatTGTTTCGAAACAGATTGAAAATCAgctaaaaaagaaaaagaatagtGGTGATGAACGGATAACTTTGCAGGCTATTATTAAAAGGTCGTGGTTTCAGTCCGTTAACAGTAGTATTAAcaatagtaacagtaacgataatagtaataatattaatagtaatagtaataataataataataataataataataataacggTAACAGTgacagtaacagtaacaacaaaagtagtagtagcagtagtaataTCGGCAAAAATTGcagtattaaaaataataataaaaagagtaGCCagaatagtaataaaaacagTAATCAAAATAATAGTCAAAATAATAGTCAAAGTAACAGTCAAAGTAACAGTCAAAGTAACAGTCAAAGTAACAGTCAAAGTAACAGTCAAAGTAGCAGTCAAAGTAACAGTCAAAGTAACAGTCAAAGTAGCAGTCAAAGTAGCAGTCAAAGTAACAGTCAAAGTAACAGTCAAAGTAACAGTCAAAGTAACAGtcaacataataataataaaaagagcaatcaaaataataaaatgaaatgctgtaacaataaaaaatgtgaCACACAGGTTAAGAATGAATGTTCAAAGGAACTCCAAATGATGGCAAATTTACCGCATTCCATttcgaaaaataaaataccttttaatttttttgatatgGCATATAGTTtgtatatgaaatataaatttaataaaaaaaatggttcATTTTCATTCCTTAAGAAAGCCTTCTGCTCACCTAGGAAACCTCCTTTTATAACTAAttttaaagtaataaaaCATCCAGGTAAAGTGGAAAGTGAAGACTGTTGCTTAAATGGTCAGGCATTTATGGCTATTGCTGATGGTGTAGGTTCTTGGATAAGGTTTGGAATAAATCCAAGAGAATACCCTGAAAAGTTCTTACaacttttacaaaaaaaaattaatgaaagtGAAAGtgataatgtaaaaatagaaGAGGTTTTAGATTATGCTTATGTAAATAATCATAGTACAGGATCAACAACTGTTtgtgtaataatatataataagaataaaaccATATCAACAGCAATTATTGGTGATGCACAGTTTGCTATTATTCGAGATGGTgctatcatatataaatcgAAAACACAGCAATATGAATTCAATTTCCCATACCAATTAGGTACTAATGATATGAATAAACCTATAGATGCAGATATTGCGCACttagaagtaaaaaaaaatgatataatagTTGCAGGCTCAGATGGGTTATGGGACAACTTATATGATGATCAAATATTAACCCTAGTTAAGGAAAATAAGTTTTCAACCTTATCAGAAAAAATAGCAGATGAAGCTTTCAGTTATTCCAAAATGAGAAGTTGGATGTCCccttatataaataactttAATAAGGAATTTAATTGTTATAAGTCAGGCGGCAAATTGGACGACATTACTGTGTCCTGCGCGCTAATTGGTTAG
- the PmUG01_08025600 gene encoding tubulin--tyrosine ligase, putative, giving the protein MIVKSNNMMDKYLMHNDKNKYDGIFRKRKHFYKIHLANTRYDIIRRVVEDSVNWVQVSSDCTDWDVIWLDTSISDDRFRKLKKFQKINHFLGMKGITRKDELCKNLKKMKKNFPQSYNFFPPTWVLPNEISDFKIYFKKKKNKNGSKTTYIVKLKNSCQGKGIYLTKSLDNINKYESCVIQKYIHKPLLINDLKFDIRLYVLVTGCDPLRIFLHEDGLVRFSIEKYKLPKSKNLKQVNMHLTNFSINKKSDKFENSSNPDDATRGHKRSWKAFLQKLKEEGLPMDSLMKKIEHMIVKTICSIQPELKHYYNSSHISDYSNSMCFEVLGFDILLDYKLKPWLLEVNHSPSFSTCSLVDEKVKYAVIRDTLNILYMHSKYRYMFIQEYINLQKFRTKYNDLLEKHKKELKEKLNISRFLYENKNLGGYKRIYPLEELLDYENLILFVSNAWNKSIGIPYSMKRDSYEYLFKENVKRKNKTKEKLSILDLPTTEEQLYMVENVHCSKFYSTMENINISNCSTAC; this is encoded by the coding sequence ATGATAGTTAAATCGAATAATATGATGGACAAATATTTAATgcataatgataaaaataaatatgatgggattttcagaaaaagaaagcatttttataaaattcatttagCGAATACAAGATATGATATTATTAGAAGAGTAGTTGAAGATTCAGTGAATTGGGTACAAGTTTCTTCAGATTGCACAGATTGGGATGTTATATGGCTAGATACCTCTATATCCGATGATCGGtttagaaaattaaaaaaatttcaaaagaTTAATCATTTTCTTGGAATGAAAGGAATAACAAGAAAAGatgaattatgtaaaaatttaaaaaagatgaaaaagaattttcctcaaagttataatttttttccgcCGACATGGGTTTTGCCTAATGAAATTTCcgattttaaaatttattttaaaaaaaaaaaaaacaaaaatggatctaaaacaacatatatagttaaattaaaaaattcatgTCAAGGAAAAggtatttatttaacaaaaagtttagacaatataaacaaatatgaaAGCTGTGTAATTcagaaatatatacacaagccattattaataaatgattTAAAGTTTGATATCAGATTGTATGTATTAGTAACAGGTTGTGATCCTCTTCGCATATTTTTACATGAAGATGGATTAGTACGATTTtcaatagaaaaatataaattaccaAAATCGAAAAATCTTAAACAAGTAAATATGCATTTAACCaatttttcaattaataaaaaatcagaTAAATTTGAAAACTCCTCAAATCCAGATGATGCTACGAGAGGTCATAAAAGAAGTTGGAAagcatttttacaaaaattgaaAGAAGAAGGGTTACCTATGGATtcattaatgaaaaaaattgagCATATGATTGTTAAAACAATTTGCTCTATACAGCCAGAATTAAAGCATTATTACAATTCATCTCATATTAGTGACTATTCTAATAGTATGTGTTTTGAGGTACTAGGatttgatatattattagatTACAAATTAAAACCATGGCTACTTGAAGTAAATCATTCCCCTTCCTTTAGTACTTGTTCCTTGGTAGATGAAAAAGTGAAATATGCAGTTATAAGAGATACTttaaatattctatatatgcATTCAAAATATAGATACATGTTTATTcaggaatatataaatttacaaaaatttagaacaaaatataatgatttattagaaaaacataagaaagaattaaaagaaaagttaaatataaGCCGTTTtctatatgaaaataaaaacttagggggatataaaagaatttatcCCTTAGAAGAATTATTAGATTATGAAAatcttatattatttgtttccAATGCTTGGAATAAATCAATAGGTATACCTTATTCTATGAAAAGAGATtcttatgaatatttatttaaggaaaatgtgaagaggaaaaataaaactaaagaAAAATTGTCTATCCTTGATCTCCCAACAACTGAAGAGCAATTATATATGGTAGAAAATGTGCACTGTAGTAAATTCTATTCAACCATGGAGAACATAAACATTAGCAACTGTTCTACTGCTTGTTAG
- the PmUG01_08025700 gene encoding conserved Plasmodium protein, unknown function, with the protein MGDKKRGASLIVEGNSFSCDKKENAKGREEYIKNLTGLLHNYASHSTLEDVSDFLASSYRHFLMDYILEDLKYCPSRDLNFLIGICLDIIKNNHKTFKYQNIYFICLNTLFLLLNKVNNVNGYMEFLSFIIFCDLIFTNEWTKNSHIEIFAKLNYISLFIISNTFKKYALAEAAERTNAAATVAASDGTDITVFRFKQIIKHVCTEIVADERDNDNDNNDNVDWSSIKNEKLEIQNNEFRENLEHDNSDVDTYFNRIPPVQKHCSLNNSNSIFEKENYKNKRNRVIVFNDEKEVNKQSLYKKIKTANCKEIVRKKRKMITHVNYNFNTISDTISDELIFKIYNTVIHLAIKHDLTIYIIHECVNIVLKLCKLCNHELVVFDFLQLYTYYIKDNRKKSERFIVFVLELIAKCKNGNHKNLFSNLMKNFNLLIHLLYVENSDIRLFAKNCLLSMNFLSSHVKCNNEKAALAQGKDAIIRNTTPTSVTRIEKDICRILNVENEIDRVTNLILFHMSYMHDVISNKYAQDEKWRDIANKYDNFYKNTSGQNCLLKNYIIDQIKTKKEKLFYKYNNMFDKKTIIRNNIIEIENMIKTFDCLFSLLSDRSCWNVYFIFFFINMLKSIKKLSKNQPYEFSNEFSDEFSNEFSNEFPNEFPNEFFFLIKNIFIQAIYVFENIAKMEEIWNDQNILTTVEYWYSEKKNRCYNESSKKLLFMQEIIKKACSHLKYGKYSRAEGNSKRVFIILLEDLYLTIIVFLMPKENKWVFFNSSNFYFFKNLLLKISYFYYKNCGSTKTMEFVFFKNFFSRIKKRIKLKYHLKKINTDNLYTNIFSNFKKNKKYLCSQHNYISQETNAHFTFCLDFLKTLLILFDKTPNYGEKEHKYKKLIINICKAPIFTFKFFLTSRSTSNCFSLSVIVLYHLYVSIYKSGKDEKLLHEICVLLFLCCNKALNTIKKDNVIFYSNKLRHGKKKKKKNYKKGRNEYTSTSEKCKTENANYGDCIIIKNDFEKPFKEYYLNSSLYIFITCLNVLTDIVKLTILRCNIFNKDSAIIIKRSKFEKQKKKQYKFLRCKKSLILINYKYMCNMCKRFMKKTHADFFYSTRKYVLNFIQHFISLSTILILKYKLKNNLNIQRIFNFLFYNLFTDYDVSVFTIIYSIAFSLKNYINLCGTKIKKSNNYLEVCDDLISQILDEYYTYDFPETNLWEEYTSKTVSFDSLKQTVVDCPGE; encoded by the exons ATGGGTGATAAGAAGAGGGGCGCAAGCTTAATAGTTGAAGGGAATTCCTTCAGTTGtgataaaaaggaaaatgcaAAAGGGAGAGAAGAATACATAAAGAATTTAACTGGTTTATTACATAACTACGCCAGCCATAGTACTTTAGAAGATGTAAGTGATTTTTTGGCTAGTTCATATAGGCATTTTTTAATGGATTATATACTTGAAGACTTGAAATATTGTCCATCTCGagatttgaattttttaataggTATTTGtttagatataataaaaaacaaccACAAGACATTTAAgtatcaaaatatttattttatatgtttgaacacattatttttgttattaaataaagtaaataatgTAAACGGATATATGGAATTTCTGTCGTTCATAATTTTCTGcgatttaatatttacaaatgaaTGGACAAAGAACAGTCACATTGAAATATTTGCAAAATTAAATTACATTAGTCTTTTTATCATTTCgaatacttttaaaaaatacgcACTAGCAGAAGCGGCAGAAAGAACAAATGCAGCAGCTACAGTAGCGGCATCTGATGGTACCGATATAACTGTTTTCCGTTTTAAGCAAATTATAAAGCATGTATGCACTGAAATTGTAGCTGATGAAAGagataatgataatgataataacgACAATGTTGATTGGAGCAGCattaaaaacgaaaaattagaaattCAAAATAACGAATTTAGAGAAAATCTTGAGCATGATAATTCTGACGTAGACACTTATTTTAATCGCATCCCACCAGTTCAAAAACATTGTTCACttaataacagtaacagcATATTTGAGaaggaaaattataaaaataaaagaaatcgAGTAATAGTGTTTAATGATGAAAAGGAAGTAAATAAGCAATcattgtataaaaaaataaaaacagcTAATTGTAAAGAGatagtaagaaaaaaaagaaaaatgattaCACACGTtaactataattttaataccATTTCAGACACTATAAGTgatgaattaatttttaaaatatacaacacAGTTATCCATTTAGCTATTAAACATGACTTAACTATTTATATCATACATGAATGCGTAAATatagttttaaaattatgtaaattatgtAATCACGAATTAGTAGTCTTCGATTTTTTGcagttatatacatactataTTAAAGATAATAGGAAGAAATCAGAAAGATTTATTGTCTTTGTATTGGAGTTAATTGCgaaatgtaaaaatggaaatcataaaaatctcttttcaaatttaatgaaaaattttaatctgCTTATACATTTGCTTTATGTAGAAAATTCAGATATACGTCTATTTGCTAAGAATTGTTTATTAtcaatgaattttttatccTCACACGTGAAATGTAACAATGAAAAAGCGGCACTTGCGCAGGGTAAAGATGCCATTATTAGGAACACTACTCCTACCAGTGTTACACGAATAGAAAAAGACATATGTAGAATATTAAATGTAGAAAATGAAATAGATAGAGTGACTAATTTAATTCTATTCCATATGAGCTATATGCATGATGTAATCTCAAACAAATATGCACAAGACGAAAAATGGAGGGACATAGCAAATAAATAtgacaatttttataaaaatacttcAGGTCAAAACTgtttacttaaaaattatataattgatcaaattaaaacaaaaaaagaaaaattattttataaatataataatatgttcgATAAAAAGACCATAATTAGGAACAATATTATCGAAATAGAAAACATGATAAAAACGTTTGACTGTCTTTTCAGCCTGCTCTCTGATAGGAGCTGCTGGAAtgtttactttattttttttttcataaatatgttaaagtcaattaaaaaattaagtaaaaatcaGCCATACGAATTTTCCAATGAATTTTCCGATGAATTTTCCAATGAATTTTCCAATGAATTTCCCAACGAATTTCCCaacgaatttttttttttaataaaaaatatatttattcaagCAATATAcgtatttgaaaatatagcaaaaatgGAGGAAATATGGAACGACCAGAACATACTTACAACTGTTGAATATTGGTACAGTGAAAAGAAGAATAGATGTTATAATGAAagtagtaaaaaattattgtttatgcaagaaataataaaaaaagcgTGCAGTCATCTTAAATATGGTAAATATAGCAGGGCTGAAGGAAATTCTAAACGTGTATTTATAATACTGCTCGAGGATCTATATCTTACTATTATAGTGTTTTTAATGccaaaagaaaataaatggGTCTTCTTTAATTcatcaaatttttatttttttaaaaatcttttattaaaaatatcttacttttattataaaaattgcgGATCTACAAAAACCATGGAGTTcgtcttttttaaaaactttttcagtagaataaaaaaaagaataaaattgaaataccatttgaaaaaaattaatacggATAATTTGTACACTAacatattttcaaattttaagaagaataagaaatatttatgttcacaacataattatatatcgCAAGAAACAAATGCTCATTTCACATTCTGTttagattttttaaaaacgcTTCTTATTCTATTTGATAAAACTCCGAATTATGGCGAAAAAgagcataaatataaaaaacttattataaacatttgCAAAGCTccaatttttacttttaaattttttttaacttcaaGAAGCACAAGTAACTGTTTTTCGTTATCCGTCATAGttctttatcatttatatgtgAGCATATATAAGAGTGGAAAggatgaaaaattattacatgaAATCTGcgttttactatttttatgttGTAACAAAGCACTgaatactataaaaaaagataatgttattttctatagtaataaattaagacatggtaaaaaaaaaaaaaaaaaaaattataaaaagggaAGAAATGAATATACTTCAACATCGGAGAAGTGTAAGACAGAAAATGCAAATTATGGAGATtgcattataataaaaaatgattttgaAAAACcttttaaagaatattatttgaatagttctttatacatttttataaccTGCTTAAATGTTCTTACTGATATCGTTAAATTAACCATTCTAAGATGCAATATCTTCAATAAGGATAGTGCAATAATAATCAAGAGAtcaaaatttgaaaaacaaaaaaagaaacaatataaatttttaagatGCAAGAAAAGTTTAATTTtgattaattataaatatatgtgtaatatgTGTAAAcgttttatgaaaaaaacacACGcagattttttttatagtactagaaaatatgtattaaatttcattcagcattttatatcattaagtactattttaattttaaaatataaacttaaaaataatttaaatatacaaagaattttcaattttttattttacaatctTTTTACCGATTACGATGTAAGCgtttttacaataatttattctATAGCCTTTTCCttgaaaaattacataaatctTTGtggaacaaaaattaaaaagtctaataattatttagaaGTGTGCGATGACTTAATATCTCAAATTCTTGATGAATATTACACCTATGATTTTCC cGAAACGAATTTATGGGAGGAATACACATCTAAAACGGTAAGTTTTGATTCTTTAAAGCAAACAGTCGTAGATTGCCCAGGCGAATAA